Proteins encoded within one genomic window of Leptospira stimsonii:
- a CDS encoding energy transducer TonB family protein produces the protein MSWSSPFLGLGIFFPLGVLFAFPKGKEIRSSAFGSLLFQIFCWSILYPLEISAILFPVVEAFVRSLVMELGEWLIGFYVLIGLILLFAHSSSLRKERERQSKSNRGKVVEEEKIERFHFKILVLLVAGYLTSKLVFQDPYRLEYGQLGIVEDSFLYFFSVLIAGDTLLSRGKPFFLFRRPWRLFEKQARVARFSGFQGEWGRRKEKYAKVRDWIFPGWGHIYLGNLWKGFSILFLFLLLLLFFATAFFSWLEPAHGIRFLMSMGLKPGIRDQKFFAIASSIVPALVILTGIVGIHLLSRFLLNRTIQTKPESEETSPRTVFISNLSYSILLHLILISLVLIIPVTLQRKKEQKEQERQRTHFTPENLEFYFIDPNLPNQVEGLNGGVVSGTETPTQKEGDKIPDDKPADEGRVKGEVRQVRGKKLPSTYSNYISAKMRGPESFMEYWRRAPKNYSSVVAYTVTPDGEVVDVDLVEASGYPEQDQMTLELIESLSPLMPPPGTKGYVRVTELFWNGSIDPEAMPTPLQKELVMMYDGRYMEEL, from the coding sequence TTGTCCTGGAGTTCCCCCTTTCTGGGTCTGGGAATCTTTTTTCCTTTGGGGGTTCTCTTCGCCTTTCCTAAGGGAAAAGAAATCCGTTCCTCCGCGTTTGGATCTCTTCTCTTTCAGATCTTCTGCTGGAGTATTCTTTATCCTCTGGAAATCTCCGCGATTCTCTTTCCGGTCGTAGAAGCCTTTGTCCGTTCTCTCGTTATGGAATTGGGAGAATGGTTGATCGGGTTCTATGTCTTGATCGGGTTGATTCTTCTTTTTGCACATTCTTCTTCACTTCGAAAAGAAAGGGAACGTCAGTCGAAATCGAACCGTGGAAAGGTGGTCGAGGAAGAAAAGATCGAAAGATTTCACTTTAAGATTCTTGTTCTTCTCGTGGCGGGTTATCTTACTTCCAAGCTCGTCTTTCAAGATCCCTATCGTTTGGAATACGGTCAGCTGGGAATCGTAGAAGACAGCTTTTTGTATTTTTTCTCCGTCCTCATCGCAGGAGACACGCTCCTCAGTCGAGGCAAACCGTTCTTTCTTTTTCGAAGACCTTGGAGACTGTTTGAAAAACAGGCGCGCGTTGCGCGCTTCTCCGGCTTTCAGGGAGAATGGGGTCGTAGAAAAGAAAAATACGCAAAGGTCCGAGATTGGATCTTTCCAGGATGGGGGCATATCTATCTCGGAAATCTCTGGAAGGGATTTTCGATTCTCTTTTTGTTTCTTCTCTTACTTTTGTTTTTTGCGACTGCTTTTTTCTCCTGGCTTGAACCGGCGCACGGAATCCGTTTCCTTATGTCCATGGGTTTGAAACCAGGGATCCGAGATCAGAAATTTTTTGCGATCGCTTCGAGCATCGTTCCGGCCCTCGTGATTCTTACGGGGATCGTCGGGATTCATCTTCTTTCCCGGTTTCTTCTCAATCGAACGATCCAAACAAAGCCTGAGTCCGAAGAAACGAGCCCGAGAACCGTATTCATTAGCAATCTCTCCTACAGCATTCTTCTTCATTTGATTTTGATTTCCCTGGTTCTGATCATTCCCGTGACTCTTCAGAGAAAGAAGGAACAGAAAGAACAGGAAAGACAAAGAACTCATTTTACTCCGGAGAATCTGGAATTCTACTTTATCGATCCGAATCTTCCGAACCAAGTCGAAGGTTTGAACGGAGGAGTCGTTTCGGGAACCGAAACTCCGACCCAGAAGGAAGGCGATAAGATTCCGGACGACAAACCCGCGGACGAGGGAAGGGTCAAAGGGGAAGTCCGTCAGGTTCGAGGAAAAAAATTACCTTCTACGTATTCGAATTATATCTCCGCGAAGATGAGAGGTCCGGAATCCTTTATGGAATACTGGAGAAGGGCGCCGAAAAATTATTCTTCCGTCGTCGCTTATACCGTGACTCCGGACGGAGAAGTCGTGGACGTGGACCTTGTGGAGGCCTCCGGTTATCCCGAACAAGATCAGATGACCTTGGAACTCATAGAAAGTCTTTCTCCTCTCATGCCTCCACCGGGAACGAAAGGATATGTGAGAGTCACGGAACTTTTTTGGAACGGAAGCATCGATCCGGAAGCGATGCCGACCCCGCTTCAGAAAGAACTCGTGATGATGTATGACGGACGTTATATGGAGGAACTATGA
- a CDS encoding glycine--tRNA ligase: MEKKESLDSSLKEIVSVCKRRGFVYPGSEIYGGLSNTFDYGPYGVELLQNLKQLWWKYFVHLREDVVGLDSSILLNPKVWEASGHVSNFTDPLIDCKNCKTRIRADKFLEDQKGEGFATGLTLEKMNEVIKENNFACPNCGQRGTFTEARDFNLMFKTSHGASAEDALDIYLRPETAQGIFLNFKNVVSTTRRKIPFGIAQIGKSFRNEIMARQFVFRTREFEQMEMEFFCEPGTQKEWFDHWVSYCMNWLTDQVGIKKENLRVREHEKEELSFYSEGTSDIEFKYNFGWGELWGIASRTDYDLNQHQKFSGEDLKYQDQVQNKKFIPFVVEPALGVNRLFLAVVTDAYEEEKLPDGEVRTVLRFSPKIAPVKAAVFPLMKKDGLPEKSREIFADLAKLGNIEYDDGGAIGKRYRRQDEIGTPFCITVDYDTLKDNTVTVRERDSMSQERVPVDKLATWLFERL; this comes from the coding sequence ATGGAAAAGAAAGAAAGTCTCGATTCCTCTTTGAAGGAAATCGTATCCGTCTGTAAACGTAGAGGGTTTGTCTATCCCGGTTCTGAAATTTACGGAGGACTCTCCAACACCTTCGATTACGGTCCTTACGGAGTCGAACTTCTCCAAAACTTAAAACAACTCTGGTGGAAGTATTTTGTTCACTTAAGAGAAGACGTCGTCGGACTGGATTCTTCCATTCTTCTCAACCCAAAAGTCTGGGAAGCCTCCGGACACGTTTCCAATTTTACGGATCCATTGATCGATTGCAAAAATTGTAAGACCCGAATCCGTGCGGACAAGTTCCTTGAAGACCAAAAGGGAGAAGGTTTTGCGACCGGCCTCACTTTGGAGAAGATGAACGAGGTGATCAAGGAAAACAATTTCGCCTGCCCGAACTGCGGACAAAGGGGAACGTTCACCGAAGCGAGGGATTTCAATCTGATGTTCAAGACCTCTCACGGCGCGAGCGCGGAAGACGCATTGGATATCTATCTTCGTCCGGAAACCGCCCAAGGTATCTTTTTAAATTTTAAGAATGTGGTCTCAACTACGAGAAGAAAGATTCCTTTTGGAATCGCTCAAATCGGAAAGTCTTTCCGAAACGAAATCATGGCTCGTCAGTTCGTCTTTCGAACGAGAGAATTCGAACAGATGGAAATGGAATTCTTCTGCGAACCCGGAACTCAGAAAGAATGGTTCGATCATTGGGTGAGTTATTGTATGAATTGGCTCACCGATCAGGTTGGAATCAAAAAGGAAAACCTGAGAGTGAGAGAACACGAAAAAGAAGAATTGTCCTTTTACAGCGAAGGAACATCGGATATAGAATTCAAATACAACTTCGGATGGGGTGAACTCTGGGGAATCGCTTCCAGAACCGACTACGATCTAAACCAACACCAAAAATTTTCCGGTGAAGATCTGAAGTATCAGGATCAGGTTCAGAACAAAAAATTCATTCCCTTTGTCGTAGAACCCGCGTTAGGCGTGAATCGTCTTTTTCTCGCGGTCGTCACCGACGCTTACGAAGAGGAAAAACTTCCCGACGGAGAAGTCAGGACCGTTCTACGTTTTTCTCCCAAGATCGCTCCCGTAAAAGCCGCCGTATTTCCTCTGATGAAAAAGGACGGACTTCCGGAAAAATCCAGAGAGATCTTTGCGGACCTCGCAAAACTCGGCAACATCGAATACGACGACGGCGGCGCCATCGGAAAAAGATACAGAAGACAAGACGAGATCGGAACTCCTTTTTGTATAACAGTAGATTATGATACTCTAAAGGACAATACCGTGACAGTGAGAGAAAGAGATAGTATGTCCCAAGAAAGAGTCCCAGTCGACAAACTTGCAACCTGGTTGTTTGAGAGATTGTGA
- a CDS encoding PrsW family glutamic-type intramembrane protease — MSVDVALLGFLSILPWGFFLILLFPGKNTPQRIFLILLALFLGYLSTEIVLKLHPIFWPDVKMAAPKRGGHILTQTAHIAFIQAGMMEEFCKGILILFAGLLLAFDWKTYTFRKEMVLIGGFVALGFAGIENANYIFNAKEEDRIAMFVGRTIRSSNAHFLINLCFALAFVKSNRKEQRDKPVYLFLAFLLAVSQHGLFNFFVLPQSRFGGWLSTALFIGIWVWIVKDFRTYISEDEILDDRAVDAEILDTTRETS; from the coding sequence ATGAGCGTGGACGTCGCACTCCTCGGGTTTCTCTCCATTCTTCCTTGGGGATTTTTCTTGATCCTCCTTTTTCCGGGAAAGAATACTCCGCAGAGAATATTCTTAATTCTTCTCGCGCTTTTTTTGGGTTATCTTTCCACCGAGATCGTTTTGAAGTTACATCCGATCTTTTGGCCGGACGTGAAGATGGCCGCTCCCAAAAGAGGAGGACATATCCTCACACAAACGGCTCACATTGCGTTCATCCAAGCCGGGATGATGGAAGAATTCTGCAAGGGAATTTTGATTCTTTTTGCGGGACTTCTTCTCGCGTTCGATTGGAAGACTTACACGTTTCGTAAAGAAATGGTTTTGATCGGAGGATTTGTCGCGCTCGGTTTTGCGGGAATCGAAAACGCGAATTACATCTTCAACGCGAAGGAAGAGGATCGAATCGCGATGTTCGTCGGTCGCACGATCCGTTCTTCGAACGCGCACTTTCTCATCAATCTCTGTTTTGCCCTTGCCTTCGTAAAATCGAATCGAAAGGAACAGAGAGACAAACCGGTTTATCTTTTTTTGGCGTTTCTACTCGCGGTCTCTCAACACGGGCTCTTCAACTTCTTTGTTCTTCCACAGTCTCGATTCGGGGGTTGGCTTTCCACCGCGCTCTTCATCGGAATCTGGGTCTGGATCGTGAAAGACTTTCGGACATACATCTCTGAGGACGAAATCCTAGATGACAGAGCGGTCGACGCGGAAATTTTGGATACGACCCGGGAAACAAGTTGA
- a CDS encoding GNAT family N-acetyltransferase, with protein MAKTKKLTEPFQIGNLLPEHRESAIELVNQFFRMLNSLTLDGVFKIRPRAGTKMVDVYLKLRGTGKVLLLGGFLGEELVSLLIARTEEKPYLEENKTLFIDLAVTKRGKQKSGFMKPLVLSCESWAKEQGFQSVELRAIAENENAVSFWKKMGYDPFYVRFRKLI; from the coding sequence ATGGCTAAAACCAAAAAACTTACCGAACCGTTTCAAATCGGCAACCTACTCCCCGAACACAGAGAAAGCGCGATCGAACTCGTAAATCAGTTCTTTCGTATGCTGAATTCCCTCACGTTAGACGGCGTTTTTAAAATCCGCCCGAGGGCCGGAACCAAAATGGTGGATGTCTACTTAAAACTCCGGGGAACAGGGAAGGTGCTTCTTCTCGGCGGTTTCTTAGGCGAAGAATTGGTTTCTCTTCTCATCGCTCGGACCGAAGAGAAACCCTATTTAGAGGAAAACAAAACACTTTTTATCGATTTAGCCGTCACCAAACGAGGAAAACAAAAATCCGGTTTCATGAAACCGCTCGTCCTTTCCTGTGAGTCGTGGGCAAAAGAACAAGGATTTCAAAGCGTAGAATTGAGAGCGATCGCAGAGAATGAGAATGCAGTTTCCTTTTGGAAAAAAATGGGATACGACCCTTTCTATGTTCGTTTTAGAAAATTAATTTAG
- a CDS encoding adenylate kinase, with the protein MKRIAVFGKPGGGKSTLSRKLATTLGIKLFPLDLIEYNTDGTKKPIEEYNESHRDLLNKENWIIEGFGTLESFWMRMDFADTLVYVDLPYWQHYWLTTKRLIKSPFVKPEGWPKGSSVLKGTLSSWKYLRLSPSFWTSDFLDKLKTKAKGKTLYHLKSISELNEFIDNKLD; encoded by the coding sequence ATGAAACGAATAGCAGTCTTCGGTAAACCGGGCGGCGGAAAGTCTACACTGAGCAGGAAATTGGCCACGACTTTAGGAATCAAATTATTTCCCTTAGATTTAATTGAATATAATACAGATGGCACAAAAAAACCCATCGAAGAGTACAATGAATCTCATAGAGACCTTTTAAACAAAGAAAACTGGATCATTGAGGGCTTCGGAACCTTAGAATCTTTTTGGATGAGAATGGATTTCGCCGATACACTCGTTTACGTTGATTTACCTTATTGGCAACACTATTGGTTAACCACAAAGCGGTTAATCAAAAGTCCTTTTGTCAAACCGGAAGGATGGCCAAAAGGTAGTTCCGTCTTGAAAGGAACTCTCTCGAGCTGGAAATATCTTAGACTTTCCCCTTCATTCTGGACTTCCGATTTTTTGGATAAACTCAAAACAAAAGCCAAAGGAAAGACATTGTATCACTTAAAATCGATTTCAGAACTCAACGAATTCATCGATAATAAATTAGATTGA
- a CDS encoding 50S ribosomal protein L11 methyltransferase translates to MRYREIILTIPKEIADDFTNFLDEAGVAGYYEILFDREVPRAPDEEIISDDTKFRVYLAEEDKENETKILIFLKVNAGENFFLESRWIETKEYEEAYKEFYKPFVIGSYRVIPTWEKDIAVSTTPAGIIPLLINPGLAFGTGHHETTRLVLGRMGSLGLSGKRVLDVGTGSGILSVAAAKSGASAILAVDIDPNGVRSAIFNRDDNEISPEILVVEEGGFDFEPIQKEEWDLLIANITFAVLKANIQKIASVKTNHFLFSGVITERKEEFLKLLQEVVGGEGVFFQEDTGWELIEWKRKG, encoded by the coding sequence TTGAGATACAGAGAAATCATTCTAACCATACCGAAAGAGATCGCGGACGATTTTACAAACTTCTTGGATGAGGCAGGTGTCGCAGGATACTACGAGATCCTCTTTGATCGGGAAGTTCCCCGCGCTCCCGACGAAGAAATCATTTCGGACGATACGAAGTTCCGCGTTTATTTGGCGGAAGAGGATAAGGAGAATGAAACCAAAATTCTTATCTTCTTAAAAGTGAATGCCGGAGAAAACTTCTTCTTAGAATCCCGATGGATCGAAACCAAAGAATACGAAGAAGCCTATAAAGAATTCTATAAACCCTTTGTGATCGGATCCTACCGTGTGATTCCGACTTGGGAAAAAGACATAGCGGTCAGCACGACTCCGGCCGGGATCATTCCCTTGCTCATCAATCCGGGGCTTGCGTTCGGAACCGGACATCACGAAACCACAAGACTCGTTTTGGGAAGAATGGGAAGTCTCGGACTTTCCGGAAAACGCGTGTTAGACGTGGGAACCGGCTCCGGAATCTTGAGCGTCGCCGCGGCGAAGTCCGGTGCGTCTGCGATTCTCGCCGTCGACATCGATCCGAACGGAGTGAGATCCGCGATCTTCAATCGGGACGACAACGAAATATCCCCCGAGATTTTAGTGGTAGAAGAGGGCGGTTTCGACTTTGAACCGATCCAAAAAGAAGAATGGGATCTGCTGATAGCAAACATCACCTTTGCGGTATTAAAAGCGAATATTCAAAAAATTGCATCTGTAAAAACGAATCATTTTCTCTTTAGCGGCGTGATCACGGAAAGAAAGGAAGAATTCCTAAAACTCCTCCAAGAAGTTGTGGGCGGAGAAGGCGTCTTCTTTCAGGAAGACACGGGCTGGGAATTGATCGAATGGAAAAGAAAAGGATAA
- a CDS encoding DUF4349 domain-containing protein — MNKNFSKGLIIAISVFAFLFCFRLIYGYASYSSEADSSTNIPPSQTRESTYVKQNIASKKIRQEGTGAHKSFDQKYEKVATLETLSSEIESDEKKVRDLVNSSASIIQYENSAGLKESRNRIIKLAVGVPPEKFDELVSEFKKIGKTLLLTIDKKDKTNEYKDLQAKKESLLKIRNSLSSLKSKAGRIDEFINLENRILEIEDEIQRLGISLGEYDSENEFCTVLITIFENKSSPSERISILHRIKVALEWTIKYYSLLSFSLLFVILLTHFGFPLLEKMKRVLIGKEER; from the coding sequence ATGAATAAAAATTTTTCCAAAGGTTTAATCATAGCCATTTCAGTTTTCGCCTTCCTCTTTTGTTTTAGGCTAATCTATGGATATGCATCCTACTCTTCAGAAGCCGATTCCTCGACAAACATTCCTCCCTCGCAAACGCGAGAGTCGACTTATGTAAAACAAAACATTGCTTCGAAGAAAATTCGACAGGAAGGTACCGGAGCTCATAAAAGTTTTGACCAAAAATACGAAAAAGTCGCAACTTTAGAAACTCTATCCTCTGAAATTGAAAGCGACGAAAAGAAAGTAAGAGACCTCGTAAATTCTTCAGCATCAATCATCCAATACGAAAACAGTGCCGGATTAAAAGAGAGCCGAAATCGCATTATTAAGTTAGCCGTGGGAGTTCCTCCCGAAAAATTCGACGAGCTCGTAAGTGAATTCAAAAAAATTGGTAAGACTCTTCTCCTTACGATAGATAAAAAAGATAAAACAAACGAATACAAAGATCTTCAGGCAAAAAAAGAATCTCTTCTAAAAATTCGAAATTCCCTTTCGAGCTTAAAAAGCAAAGCGGGAAGAATCGATGAGTTTATTAATCTAGAAAATCGTATTTTAGAGATCGAAGACGAAATTCAGAGGTTAGGGATCAGCCTTGGAGAATATGATTCAGAAAATGAATTCTGCACAGTTCTCATAACGATTTTTGAAAATAAATCTTCTCCAAGCGAGAGAATCAGCATTCTCCATAGGATAAAAGTCGCTTTAGAATGGACTATAAAATACTACTCCCTTCTTTCTTTCTCTCTTCTTTTTGTCATTTTGCTGACTCATTTCGGCTTTCCTCTTCTTGAAAAAATGAAACGAGTCTTAATCGGAAAAGAAGAAAGGTAA
- a CDS encoding adenosine kinase, producing the protein MKHYDVFGVGNALVDILVPTEDVFIKRLGFDKGIMTLVDAEKQAGVLNALEGSKRELRSGGSAANTMIAIANSGGTGTYTGKVSKDTYGEFYKKDMEEAGIFFEVAPEDKGHTGTCVVLTTPDAERTMLTHLGISITLQKSDVDVEKLKTSKISYIEGYLWDGPGTKEASLLTMEESKKNGVKVAYTYSDPFCVNRSREDFIRLTKDYFDIVFCNAEEAKALSQKEDKQEALKFIAGLAPLVFMTDSANGAFYAENGTISHVEGFPVKPLDTTGAGDCFAAGVLYGLTQGYSLQRATRWGNYVASRIVQEIGPRLGIKLMGRQDEILK; encoded by the coding sequence ATGAAACACTACGACGTATTCGGAGTCGGAAACGCACTCGTTGATATTTTAGTTCCTACGGAAGACGTATTTATCAAACGTCTCGGGTTCGACAAAGGAATCATGACCTTGGTAGACGCGGAAAAGCAAGCCGGCGTTTTAAACGCTCTCGAAGGGAGCAAGAGGGAACTTCGTTCCGGAGGAAGCGCGGCGAACACGATGATCGCGATCGCAAACTCGGGAGGAACGGGAACTTATACCGGAAAGGTTTCGAAGGACACCTACGGAGAATTTTATAAAAAGGACATGGAAGAAGCCGGAATCTTTTTCGAAGTCGCACCGGAAGACAAGGGACATACCGGAACCTGTGTCGTCCTCACCACCCCGGACGCGGAGAGAACGATGTTGACTCACTTAGGAATCTCCATCACTCTCCAAAAGTCCGACGTAGACGTGGAAAAATTAAAAACTTCAAAGATTTCTTATATAGAAGGATATCTCTGGGACGGACCTGGAACCAAGGAAGCTTCGCTCTTGACGATGGAAGAATCCAAGAAGAACGGGGTCAAGGTCGCCTACACATACAGCGATCCTTTTTGCGTGAATCGTTCGAGAGAGGATTTTATTCGTTTAACAAAAGACTACTTTGATATCGTCTTCTGCAACGCGGAAGAAGCGAAAGCGCTTTCACAAAAAGAAGACAAACAGGAAGCCCTCAAATTTATCGCTGGTCTTGCTCCACTCGTATTCATGACCGATTCTGCAAACGGCGCGTTCTATGCTGAGAACGGAACTATTTCCCATGTAGAAGGATTTCCGGTAAAGCCGCTCGACACAACGGGCGCAGGAGACTGTTTCGCGGCGGGAGTTCTTTACGGACTGACACAAGGATACAGCCTACAAAGAGCCACTCGCTGGGGGAACTACGTGGCTTCGAGAATCGTCCAGGAAATCGGACCAAGGCTCGGAATCAAATTGATGGGAAGGCAAGACGAGATCCTAAAGTAA